One region of Verrucomicrobiia bacterium genomic DNA includes:
- a CDS encoding Gfo/Idh/MocA family oxidoreductase, with the protein MNDSNFSRRHFLKASTLAGLGASMTGLSGCSTPGQDVMASGKSPASPRRPAGNKPVHDLTTPPLERVRVGVIGLHRGMTHLNDCLNMDFVEVVAVCDWRDDRAKAGADACEKKRRKRPEVYSGTEEIWEKMVDRDDIDAVYIATPWKWHVPMAVRAMEQGKHALLEVSAAESVAECWTLVDTSERTQRHCIMLENCCYGENELFVLNLAREGVLGELNHAECAYIHDLRTVLFDLNGEGEWRRAYHSRQDGNLYPTHGLGPVAQTLGIGRGDQFKFLVSMSSPEVSLTKYRDERQPNNGRHAGEKYICGDMNTSLIKTELGRTIMVQHDVVTPRPYNRINAMCGSGGAFFDYPARLSINDPGIHGLGARGSHDWLNDADLKLMRDKFTHPLWKQLEERARGGGHGGMDFVMNWRVMDTLRRGVTPDSVVYDAAAWSSIMEISTRSVASGSAPVSIPDFTRGLWRTMQPLGIARMTQTT; encoded by the coding sequence ATGAACGACTCCAACTTTTCACGGCGCCATTTTCTCAAGGCTTCAACCCTCGCGGGGTTGGGCGCTTCCATGACGGGATTGTCGGGATGTTCGACACCTGGCCAGGATGTCATGGCATCGGGCAAATCTCCGGCCTCACCGCGCAGGCCCGCCGGAAACAAGCCTGTTCATGATCTCACCACGCCGCCACTGGAACGCGTGCGGGTCGGAGTCATCGGCCTTCATCGCGGCATGACACATCTCAACGATTGTCTGAACATGGATTTCGTCGAGGTAGTGGCTGTGTGCGATTGGCGCGACGATCGGGCGAAGGCCGGGGCAGATGCGTGTGAGAAGAAGCGCCGCAAGCGTCCCGAGGTTTACAGCGGGACCGAAGAAATCTGGGAGAAAATGGTCGACCGCGATGACATCGACGCTGTTTACATTGCGACACCCTGGAAGTGGCATGTGCCGATGGCTGTGCGTGCGATGGAGCAGGGGAAGCATGCATTGCTCGAGGTCTCGGCTGCGGAAAGCGTGGCGGAATGCTGGACGCTGGTGGACACCAGCGAGCGGACTCAGCGCCATTGCATCATGCTGGAGAATTGCTGCTACGGAGAGAATGAACTGTTTGTCCTGAACCTCGCGCGGGAAGGCGTCCTGGGGGAATTGAATCACGCGGAGTGCGCCTACATCCACGATCTTCGCACCGTTCTCTTCGACTTGAACGGCGAAGGCGAATGGCGCCGAGCGTATCACTCGCGGCAGGATGGAAACCTGTACCCAACGCACGGCCTTGGTCCCGTTGCCCAGACGCTGGGAATCGGGCGCGGGGATCAATTCAAGTTTCTCGTGTCAATGAGTTCGCCCGAGGTGTCGCTGACAAAATACCGCGACGAACGCCAGCCCAACAACGGCAGGCACGCGGGCGAAAAATATATCTGCGGCGACATGAACACGTCGCTCATCAAGACGGAACTCGGCCGCACGATCATGGTGCAGCATGATGTTGTCACGCCGCGGCCGTACAACCGGATCAACGCGATGTGCGGCAGCGGCGGCGCGTTCTTCGACTACCCGGCGCGGCTGTCGATCAACGACCCAGGGATTCATGGGCTGGGCGCGCGGGGATCCCATGATTGGCTCAACGATGCCGACCTGAAACTCATGCGCGACAAATTCACGCATCCGCTGTGGAAGCAACTGGAGGAGCGTGCGCGCGGCGGCGGTCATGGCGGAATGGATTTCGTAATGAACTGGCGCGTGATGGACACCCTTCGACGCGGGGTCACGCCCGACAGCGTTGTCTACGATGCTGCGGCTTGGAGCAGTATCATGGAAATATCGACGCGCTCGGTCGCCTCCGGGAGCGCGCCGGTCAGCATCCCTGATTTCACGCGAGGCCTATGGCGGACGATGCAGCCGCTTGGCATAGCGCGGATGACGCAGACGACTTGA